From the genome of Triticum aestivum cultivar Chinese Spring chromosome 3B, IWGSC CS RefSeq v2.1, whole genome shotgun sequence, one region includes:
- the LOC123065450 gene encoding transcription repressor OFP3, translating into MDESPHRRTGVGTGVRLKQKLAQLLVRSSCISNATKTTTTPATAFVSLDKANTNPHQEPLHSPDLCTHCTYQRPNLVEGSRSSRHRHRSASVVHASVDYPGGVSGRRPVHSIVPLLPPSVQTNDAKKSRGARSRSVSRRHRSYSSCRRLRRPRMNSVPYSCSPSTATDDESGEDAETTTLFSSLSFSSDSTCEFYHTNSSNASRKSHRNGLRRAPRRALPSARDPPDAFQPRVNLATKHNYCKNSKREEDANAIKKMVVEEIGAIGVGMAVVKRSSNPYADFRSSMVEMVVERRIANVGKMEELLESYLSLNSPEHHPAIIAAFEDVWEAVFGEA; encoded by the coding sequence ATGGACGAAAGCCCCCACCGCCGCACCGGCGTTGGCACCGGAGTCCGGCTGAAGCAGAAACTCGCACAGCTCCTTGTGCGTTCTTCTTGCATCAGCAACGCCACCAAGACCACAACCACCCCGGCCACGGCCTTCGTTAGCCTCGATAAGGCCAACACCAACCCCCACCAAGAGCCACTACATTCCCCTGACTTATGCACCCACTGCACCTATCAGAGGCCCAACCTTGTGGAAGGCAGCCGCTCAAGCCGCCACCGTCACCGCAGCGCGTCGGTCGTCCACGCCTCCGTCGACTACCCAGGTGGGGTCTCCGGTCGCCGTCCTGTTCACTCCATTGTTCCTCTCCTGCCGCCATCGGTGCAGACAAACGATGCAAAGAAGAGCAGGGGTGCACGCTCTAGGTCGGTGTCAAGGCGGCATCGCTCATACTCCTCTTGTCGGCGTCTGCGGCGGCCGCGGATGAACTCCGTGCCGTACAGCTGCTCTCCGTCCACGGCGACCGACGACGAAAGCGGCGAGGATGCTGAGACGACGACGCTCTTCTCGTCCCTCAGCTTCTCCTCCGACTCGACCTGCGAGTTTTACCACACCAACAGTAGCAATGCCTCCAGGAAGAGCCACAGGAACGGGCTTCGCAGAGCGCCCCGGCGCGCGTTGCCAAGTGCCAGGGACCCACCCGATGCCTTCCAGCCGCGGGTTAACTTGGCGACGAAGCACAACTACTGCAAGAACAGCAAAAGGGAGGAGGATGCGAATGCGATCAAGAAGATGGTCGTGGAAGAAATCGGAGCCATTGGCGTGGGCATGGCGGTGGTGAAGCGATCGAGCAACCCATACGCAGACTTCCGGAGCTCGATGGTGGAGATGGTCGTGGAGCGCCGTATCGCCAACGTGGGGAAGATGGAGGAGCTCCTGGAGTCGTACCTCTCGCTCAACTCGCCCGAGCACCACCCGGCAATCATCGCCGCCTTCGAGGACGTCTGGGAGGCCGTCTTCGGCGAGGCGTGA